In Armatimonadota bacterium, a single genomic region encodes these proteins:
- a CDS encoding dihydrofolate reductase family protein, which translates to MTIRVAHDFSCSWCWVGLFHALRLEQEFGVTIEWVGYELFPKDMEWDYSSCPLEPKNKPKTPGRFAIHCFAEGIAVPKVDRPYEQRTYNAHQAVEYAKTEGVANSLVERLYRAHWEEGKDINELSVLRQEAAGIIQNIEEMIKAAEGNRFDDKITDFNEPAYASGVYNLPTFFIGEERLAEQPYIKLKAAMEKLIPANPAGSVYRDLVFTNPHTDRPFTFINMVTTIDGKIISGDRGEHVSDLGSANDHQIMNRLEHKADAVLCGGTTVRASGNWDPVTPYRIAVTRSGNLDWSKPYFTGGRAIVLHPIDVHPQVPDGIETIAFSDWPDALKQLKGRGMEIINVMGGSEINAYLLEAELIDELFLTLAPKIKLGDNIPTYAGGTPLPREKVQTYNLAEVHHIEDEIFLRYTKK; encoded by the coding sequence ATGACAATTCGAGTTGCTCACGATTTCAGTTGCTCCTGGTGTTGGGTAGGTCTCTTTCACGCCCTACGCCTCGAGCAGGAGTTTGGTGTGACCATCGAATGGGTTGGCTATGAACTATTTCCCAAAGACATGGAGTGGGACTACTCTTCGTGCCCGCTGGAACCCAAAAACAAGCCCAAAACGCCGGGTCGCTTCGCGATCCATTGCTTCGCCGAAGGAATAGCGGTCCCGAAAGTTGATCGCCCCTACGAACAGCGCACGTATAACGCGCACCAGGCGGTTGAGTACGCCAAAACTGAAGGTGTCGCGAACAGTCTCGTCGAACGGCTCTACCGGGCGCACTGGGAAGAAGGAAAGGACATCAATGAATTGTCCGTTCTGAGGCAAGAAGCTGCCGGCATTATTCAGAACATCGAAGAGATGATCAAGGCAGCCGAAGGAAACCGCTTCGACGACAAAATCACCGACTTCAATGAACCAGCCTACGCAAGCGGCGTATACAATCTCCCAACCTTCTTTATCGGCGAGGAGCGGCTGGCTGAACAGCCATACATTAAGCTCAAAGCCGCCATGGAAAAGCTGATTCCAGCAAACCCGGCCGGCTCGGTCTACAGGGACTTGGTTTTCACCAACCCGCACACGGATCGACCATTCACCTTCATCAATATGGTGACCACCATCGACGGAAAAATCATCTCTGGCGACCGTGGAGAGCATGTCAGCGATTTGGGCTCCGCCAACGATCACCAGATCATGAACCGGCTAGAGCACAAAGCTGATGCAGTCCTGTGCGGTGGAACGACCGTGCGAGCAAGCGGTAACTGGGATCCGGTCACTCCCTATCGAATTGCGGTAACGCGGTCAGGAAACCTCGATTGGTCAAAGCCCTATTTCACCGGTGGAAGAGCAATTGTCCTGCATCCAATAGACGTTCACCCCCAGGTTCCGGATGGTATTGAAACGATTGCGTTTAGTGACTGGCCAGACGCCCTTAAACAACTGAAGGGGCGCGGAATGGAGATCATCAATGTGATGGGCGGTAGCGAGATCAATGCTTACCTGCTCGAAGCCGAACTCATCGATGAGCTGTTCCTAACTTTGGCTCCCAAAATAAAGCTCGGCGATAATATCCCGACCTATGCCGGCGGAACCCCGCTGCCTCGCGAAAAAGTGCAAACCTACAATCTGGCGGAAGTCCATCACATTGAAGACGAGATCTTCCTCAGATATACCAAGAAATGA